One Saimiri boliviensis isolate mSaiBol1 chromosome 17, mSaiBol1.pri, whole genome shotgun sequence genomic window carries:
- the LOC104650191 gene encoding uncharacterized protein LOC104650191, translating to MSLTASVHWCVSETDASLGLSAPAPTARNTCKLRSRSRVTPAPASRDLSRLCLPRPLQTPSLRCACALSVAGLLSLLLPPEGVLGEELPMPQPRAASWLNLDSIKKYVGKLFNNSPKKSKNHKKTANATSTSLPKATKPPPRIATNPQWLNTAEPRPPTSSRGPR from the exons ATGTCCCTTACGGCGTCCGTGCACTGGTGTGTCTCAGAAACAGACGCGTCCCTCGGTCTGAGCGCCCCTGCACCCACCGCGCGGAACACCTGCAAGCTCCGGTCCCGGAGCCGCGTAACCCCAGCTCCGGCGTCACGTGACCTCTCGCGTCTCTGTCTGCCCCGCCCCCTCCAGACACCGTCTCTACGCTGCGCATGCGCTTTGTCCGTAGCGGGCCTCTTGTCGCTGCTCCTGCCGCCGGAGGGCGTCCTGGGCGAGGAGTTGCCAATGCCGCAGCCCAGGGCCGCCAGCTGGCTGAACTTAGACTCCATCAAGAAGTACGTGGGGAAGCTCTTCAACAACAG CCCGAAGAAATCTAAAAACCACAAGAAAACTGCGAACGCCACGAGCACCTCCCTACCAAAAGCGACTAAACCCCCTCCACGGATCGCCACGAACCCCCAGTGGCTGAACACCGCGGAACCCCGACCACCGACCTCCTCCCGGGGCCCCAGGTAG
- the PPY gene encoding pancreatic polypeptide prohormone isoform X1, which translates to MCDCDLMAAARRCLSLLLLSTCVALLLEPLLGAQGAPLEPVYPGDNATPEQMAQYAADLRRYINMLTRPRYGKRQKEDTLAFSEWGSPHAAGPWELSPMNL; encoded by the exons ATGTGTGACTGTGACCTT ATGGCTGCTGCACGCCGCTGCCTCTCCCTGCTGCTCCTGTCCACCTGTGTGGCTCTGTTACTGGAGCCACTGCTGGGTGCCCAGGGAGCTCCGCTGGAGCCTGTGTACCCAGGGGACAATGCCACGCCAGAGCAGATGGCCCAGTATGCAGCTGATCTCCGTAGATACATCAACATGCTGACCAGGCCTAG GTAtgggaaaagacagaaagaggacACGCTGGCCTTCTCAGAGTGGGGCTCCCCCCATGCTGCTGGTCCCTG GGAGCTCAGCCCGATGAACTTGTAA
- the PPY gene encoding pancreatic polypeptide prohormone isoform X2, protein MAAARRCLSLLLLSTCVALLLEPLLGAQGAPLEPVYPGDNATPEQMAQYAADLRRYINMLTRPRYGKRQKEDTLAFSEWGSPHAAGPWELSPMNL, encoded by the exons ATGGCTGCTGCACGCCGCTGCCTCTCCCTGCTGCTCCTGTCCACCTGTGTGGCTCTGTTACTGGAGCCACTGCTGGGTGCCCAGGGAGCTCCGCTGGAGCCTGTGTACCCAGGGGACAATGCCACGCCAGAGCAGATGGCCCAGTATGCAGCTGATCTCCGTAGATACATCAACATGCTGACCAGGCCTAG GTAtgggaaaagacagaaagaggacACGCTGGCCTTCTCAGAGTGGGGCTCCCCCCATGCTGCTGGTCCCTG GGAGCTCAGCCCGATGAACTTGTAA
- the PYY gene encoding peptide YY has protein sequence MVLVRRPWLALVTVLLALLVCLGALVDAYPIKPEAPGEDASPEELSRYYASLRHYLNLVTRQRYGKRDSPEALLAKTFFPDGEDRHVRPRSEGADQW, from the exons ATGGTGTTGGTGCGCAGGCCGTGGCTCGCCTTGGTCACAGTGCTTCTGGCCCTGCTTGTCTGCCTGGGGGCGCTGGTCGATGCCTACCCCATCAAACCGGAGGCTCCCGGCGAAGACGCCTCCCCGGAGGAGCTGAGTCGCTACTACGCCTCCCTGCGCCACTACCTCAACCTGGTCACCCGGCAGCG GTATGGGAAACGAGACAGCCCGGAAGCGCTCCTCGCCAAAACGTTCTTCCCCGACGGCGAGGACCGCCACGTCAGGCCGCG GTCAGAGGGCGCAGACCAGTGGTGA